The Candidatus Binataceae bacterium DNA segment CGCGCGCAGGAGCGGCAGCATTCGGCGTCCGACCGCGCCTGTCGCACCCGCAAGAAAGATTTTTTTCGCCATCGGACATTGCCGCCTTTTCCGCCGCCGCGCGTCAGCCGGCCGGGTAATGCTCTTCGAGCATGTATTTGACGTCGGGGCGATGGAGTGCCTCGATGAAGCAGATCTCGCCGGCGGCGTTGAGGTCAATGATCAGGAAGCCCTCCGTCGCCGGCAACTGGACCGTGCTCGCGACTTTGACCTCGGCCGCGGTCGCGAAGCTCGCGCAATTATCGTCGCCGCAGTCGCAGATCGATTCGATCTGGAGCAGACGCAGCTGATTGCACAGCGGCTCCGCGCCGCACTCGCGCAACAGGTGCGCCATTTCCTCGACCAGGTCGGGTAAAACTTCGCTGAGCAGCGGTCCGGGCATCGCGCCTAGAGCCTAGCGGCAAGCCGCGCGCCAATCAAATTTAGTTCAATCCGCACGATGCGGCCGCTAGGCCGCGCTTCGCGCGCATGCACGTCGCTGGATCAGCGCTGCCACTTGATCGCCGGGCATTCGAGCGGAACCGCCAGTTCGGGATGGTGCGCATGGGCTCGCGGCGTGAAATGCTCCGCGGGACGCGCCGACACGACGTCGGCGGCGAACATCCAGCCTTGGCGCCAACCAGGCGCTCGCCACGCGTCATCGGATAGCGTTCCGCGGGTAGCCCGTCGGCTTCGTCAGCGAACATTTCGATTTTGACGGCGTCGCTCGCCAGATCGTCCAGGTAAACCTGTAGTCGAAAATGGTGGACGCTGTCGGAGTTCTTGCACTCGAGCTTACCGAAATAAATTCCCTGCCAGTGGTCGTCGATTCGGTGTTGCACCTCGACCAGCTCGATCGCGAGCGCTGCGCGATTTTCGGTGCGATGGCGATATCGACGTGCGGCGGGCAGGTAATATTTCTCCGTGTACTCGCGAATCGCGCGATTTGCCGAAAAGCACGGAGTCAGACGAGCCATGCTCTAACGCATCTTCCCAACCCACCTCTGTGGGATACCGGTGTCGTCGCGATCATAAAAGCTCGGCACGATTTGCTCTTCCAGCAGGAGTAAAGTTGCTCAGCCTCGGCCGCATCCCAGCCGGCGTCGTTATCTTCGTGCTCCTGACCGTCGCCGATCGCCCATCCGACCTCCGGCGAATAGGCTTCCGCCCACCAGCCGTCCAATTCAGAGAGGTTTAACCCGCCATTGACGAGCACTTTCATGCCGCTCGTGCCGCACGCCTCCCACGGCCGTCGCGGCGTGTTAATCCAGAGATCGACTCCGCGAACCAGGTACTCGGCGAGCAACATATCGTAGTCGCTCAGGAAGACCACCCGATTGCGTAATACGGGCTGGGCGACGAATTGAATCCATGCCTTGACCAATGCCTTGCCGGGCTCGTCCGCAGGATGGGCCTTGCCCGCGACCACCAGCTGCACCGGGCGCTGCGGATCGGAAAGAATCCGCCTTAGGCGGTCGGGATCGCGCAACAAGAGGTTGGGCCGCTTGTAGGTGGCAAAGCGCCGCGCGAAACCAATCGTGAGAATGTTCGGATCGAAGACGTTCCTGGCCACCGTGGTCGATAGTTCATCGTCGGCTTCGCGCGCCAGACGCTCACGAATGCAGGCAACCAATTCCTCGCGGTTCTTCGCGCGCATCGCCCACAGGGGGGCCGCCGGCAATGCGAGCAGGCGCTCGCCAACGCCTTCCATCGTGTCCCGCCAGCGTTCGACGCCACAGGCCTCCGTCCATAGCTGGTCCGCCGCCACCGAGTCCCATGTGTCGGCGTGTGCACGCCGTTCGTCACGGAACCGACCGGGACCTCGGAAAGCGGCCAACCATCGAAGAGCGACGAGAAAGTGCGCCGGCTGACTTTACCGTGGAGCTCGCTTACCGCATTGACCGCGCCGCTTCCGCGGATCGCAAGATAGGCCATGTTGAACGGCTCACTAGCGTCCTCGGGATTGTTGCGGCCCAGCGCCAGAAGGTTCCTGAAATCGATTCTGAGCACGTCATTGGCATAGCGTCTCAGGTAGCGCTCGACCATTGCCGGATCGACGCTGTCGAACCCGGCCGGAACCGGAGTATGGGTTGTAAAGAGATTGCCGGCGCCCGTAGCGGTCAGCGCAACCTCGAACGACTGTCCGTGCTCGACCATGAATTCACTTGCGCGTTCGAGTACGGCAAAAGCCGCGTGGCCTTCGTTCAGATGGCAGACTTCCGGTTTGAGACCGATGGCGCGGAGCAGTCGCCAGCCGCCGATGCCGAGCACCAACTCCTGCTCCAGGCGCAATTCTTTCCCGCCGCCATATAGCTCGCTCGTCACGCCGCGTAGGACCGGAGCATTCACCGGGTCGTTGCTATCCAACAAATAAAGCCTTACTCGCCCGACGCTGGCCTGCCAGCTGCGCAGCCACAGAGTGGGTCCTGCAACCCGCACCTTGACCCGAATCCATTCGCCCTCGCCATCGCGTACGGGTGTAATCGGCAGTTGCCCGGGCTCGTTGTAAGGGAACAGCGCCGTCTGATTGCCTTCGGAATCGATAAATTGGCGGAAGTAGCCCTGCTGATAGAGCAGGCCGACGCCCACGACCGGGACTCCAAGGTCGTGAGCGGCCTTGAGCTGATCTCCGGCAACGTTGCCGAGACCACCCGAGTAAATCGGCAACGCCTCGCTCAAGCCGAATTCCATGCTGAAGTAGGCCCACAAGTGAGCGGCGCCTGCGGATACGTTCGCTGAAACCACGTTGAGGCCTGGGTCGCCCGCCGCCGCTTAAGGACTACCCCGGTCAGCCCTTCCAGGAATTCGGGGTCCGCAAGGGCGCTCCGCAAGCGCGTCCGCGCGACGGTTTGGAGCACGACCTGCGGATTATGAGTGGCCGTCCAAAGCTCGGCGTCCAGCTGGCGCCAGATCTCGTCGGCGCCGTGATCCCAACTGTTGCGCAGATCGAAAGCCAACTCCTCGAGATAAGCCATCCCTTCGGGAGCGTATGCTGAAGAACCATATCCGGACTCGGCCATACATAACTCCCACCGATAACCGATTGCTCTCGATTTCCTGCGTCTGTCGTTTACGTCAGGTTCAAAGCGTTGACCCGACCCGGCGGCGGGCACAAATCAGGCCGTGATCTACGTTAATTCTTCCGCGGTACGGACGGGCGCGGCAAGCCGGAAGCGATGGATGAATGAGGCGCAAACGCTTTCGTTGAGCCCCGAAATTTTCACCGGTGTGCGAGTTGGCGCGCGCCAGCGCCGAAACTGAACAATCGCAAGGCGCCAGATCACCTCGCCGCGCGTTGGCGCATCTGTCAGCTCTGCGCGGCCAAAGTACGGGGTCTATTAGATAGCATTGCAGAATCTGGCAGACTCAGCGGGTGCTAATCATATTCCCGCGTATGAAGGGAAATGATGATTACTCATATGACCCGGCAAACAAAGGGGGATGCAAATGCGACGGCTACTTTTTCTTGCGGCGTTGGGAATCATTGGATGTACTAATCCTTCGACGCCGGCGGGTTACGTCGGCTACGTTACCAGACATCCGTACACGATGCCGGTGCGATTCTACGCGCTCCAAACGGGGCCCACTTCAACCGGTCTGGGTTGGAGACTCGAGGCGACCAACATCCTGGTCACTCCGATTACCAGCACCGAAGAGTTCACGGGTACGAATGCCGTTCTGGCCAAGGACAACCTGCATATCGAGTTTCGGGCTCACCTGATCTGGAAGATAGACCCTGAAAACGTAAGGGCGCTGGTCGAAAAATTCAGCGGAATCGGCGCTTACCCGGAGCAGGTGGCGTATGACAATTTCGTCAAGGAGCCTTTCCGAACCTACACTCGCGATGAAGTTCAGAAATACAACGGCCTCGACGTCAAGGACAATGTCGATGCGATCGGGTCTGCCGTGCAGGCTCGGATCCTGAAGTTAACGCAGGGCACCTCATTCACGATCATCAGCGTCGTCATTGGTAATATTCAATATCCCAAGGCGGTGGCGGAATCGGTGGCTAATAAGCTTGCCGCCACGCAGGTACTCGAACAAACCACCATCGAAATCCAGACGGCAAAGGCCAAGGCGCAAATTCGCGAAGCGGACGCTGACGGGATTGCCAAGGCGACCGAGACCATCAATCAGAAGTTGACTCCGCTGTATGTACAATACGAAGCGATTCAGGCGCAGGAGAAAATGGTCAATTCGCCAAACCACACCGAAGTGTTTATTCCGGTGGGTCCGATGGGAGTGCCGATAGTAGGTACTATGAAGGTGGGGCAGGAGGGCAAGCAATAGCTGGTGAACGACGCCAGCCGGAGTTGTGCATCGCGGACCTCGGGAAAATCCGGCGGCAAGCCGCGCGCCAATCAAAGTTTTGTCAAATCGCGCCGCGGCTTTGCGGCCGCGGCCTTGCCCATCCGGAGTCCGCTATCGTCGCGGGTTTATCCGCCGCGTTCTTCCATGTCGCTCAGATTTGCACCGCAGTAAGGACACTGGGTGGAAAAGTTGACCCACGCGGGCAGGCTGGAATTGACGAAGAAGGGATTTCCGCATTGCGGGCATCGCGCCCCCCAGGCCTCGTACAGCAGCCATGCGACGGCGGCTACGAGCAGGAGAAAAAGAAAATCGAAAGCGTCGAAGCCGCCGGTGCGGCCCGCATAAGTTGCGAACTCGACGATCCACCAGAGCGCGAAGAGCCCCGCGCAAATCCCCAGCCCCAGGCGAACCTGCCGGATGCGCGAAGCTGCGGATTTCCCCCCGTCGGCCGCCATCGCGATTGCTCAGACGCCTCGCGCGTCGGGTGCCCAGATGTGCTTGTGCATCTGGAGTTGCATCCGCACCGCCAGGCGGTCGGCCAGGATCCATCCCGCGAGCAGCGCCGGCTCCAGGCGGCCGAACGCGCAGCTCATCAGTACCGCATTGACGCGCGCCGCAAGGCCGTGGCGCCGCATGGCGTCGCGCGCCCATTCGTAGTCGGCGCGATCGGCGATCACGAATTTCACCTCGTCGCGCGCGGTCAGATGCTCCAGGTTGCTCCACAGATTGCGCGCCGCTTCGCCGCTACCGGGACACTTGAGGTCCATCACTTTGATCGCGCGCGGGTCGAGGGTGCTCACGTCGCTTGCGCCCGAAGTCTCGACCAACACCGTCATGCCGGCGTCGAGCAGGCGCGCGATGAGCTGATGTACGGCGGGCTGCAGCAGCGGCTCGCCGCCGGTCACTTCGGCCAGATCGCATCCGTAGCCGAGAAGCTGAGCGGCAGCGTCTTCGACTGTCATCGGCCGCCCTTCGTGAAATGCGTACTCGGTGTCGCACCACGAGCAGCGCAGGTCGCATCCGGTAAGGCGCACGAAGGCGCACGGACGCCCGGCCCAGGTCGATTCGCCCTGGATGCTGAAAAATATCTCGTTGATGCGCAGCCGCTGCTCGGCCATTCGCCGCTCATCCATCCCGGGAAAACTGCCGGCGCGCCGCCGCCTGCGCCTGTTCGAGAACCAGGCGCAGCGCGACCCGATGCTCGCGCGCGATTTCCTTGCAGTCGTCGTACTCCGGCGACACGGTCAAAATATCATCGCCGGCGCGCGAGACCTTCACCCGTACGCGACCCCACCGCGTGTCCACCTCGATCATTTCGCGCGCGAGCTTGAGCCGGGCGACCGGATGAAACCGCAGTCCGATGGTGGAGGTTTCGGCGAAGAGCACCGCGGCGATATGCTCGCGCGCCGCGGGATCGGCAAGCACGGAGATCGTGACCGCGGGGCGGCCCTTTTTCATGATCGTCGGCGTCAGCGTCACGTCGCGCGCGCCGGCGGCGAGCAGGCGCTCAAACACGTGGTCGTAAAGCTGCGGGCTCAGGTCGTCGATATTGGCGGCGATCTCGACCAGCTCGTCGGTGTCGTAGCTTTGCGCCCGCTCGCCGATCATCAGTCGCAGCACGTTGGGCCGGTCGGCGAAATCCTTCGTGCCCGCGCCGTAGCCCACGCGCTCGACTCGAAAGCCCATCGCGGGCGGCGCCGGCTTCGCGAGCGCGCGCACGATCGCCGCGCCGGTGGGCGTTACCATCTCGGAGGCGCCGTCGCCCATCCGAATCGGAAAGCCGGTCAGCAGCTCGGTCGTGGCGGGCGCGGGAACCGGGATGACACCGTGCTGCGACCTCACGAAACCGGTGCCCGCGGGCAGCGGCGAGACGACCATTTCCTCCAGTCCGAGCCGCTCGAAACCCCAGGCGGCGGCCACGATGTCGACGATCGAATCAACCGCCCCCACCTCGTGAAAGTGTACGGCCTCCGGCGTCGTGTGATGGATTTTCGCTTCGGCCTCGGCAAGCGCGCCGAAAATCGCCATCGCGCGCTCCTTGACGGCGTCCGAAAGCGCCGCTCCGCGACGGACGATTTCGCGGATGTCGCCGAGATGGCGCTCGGGCTGCGGCGCACTCACTTCGACGTCGAACTTGAGCGCCGCGATTCCGCTGAGCACCCGGCGCCGCGTGCCCACGCGATAGCCGTCAAGCGGCAGCGAGGCGAGCGCCGCGCGCAATTCTTCGAAGCCGGCGCCGGCGTCAAGCATCGCGCCGGCGATCATGTCGCCGCTGAGCCCTGAGAACGCGTCGAGGAAAGCCGATTTCATATGCCAGACATGCAAGGAGCGACGGCCCGGATCCGAGTTTATTCCGCACCCTGTTTACATGACAGTAGGGTGCAAGTAGAATTCGAACGTTCTTGACGCCCCGTAATTATGAGGCAAAGAGACCTGAATTTCTTCCGCCGTTTGCTCGAGGATCGGAGAACCGAGATTCTGGAGGAAGCCGAGCGCGCGCTCGGGACCCTGAACACCAAAGCCCCGGAAGCCTGTGCGGACCCTTCCGACCGCGCCTCGCTCGAGTCCGACCGCGCCTTTTTGCTTCGGATGCGCGACCGCGAGCGCAAGCTATTGAGCAAGATCGACGAAGCCTTTGCCCGCATCGACGGCGGCATCTACGGCCAATGCGAGGAATGCGGCGGCCAGATCGGCATCGAGCGGCTCAAGGCGCGCCCGGTGACCACCCTTTGCATCACCTGCAAATCGGCGCAGGAGGCGCGCGAGCGTCAGGGCTCGGCGCGCTGAAACCGGCGCCGGCGCGAGTTCGCTCGCTCGCCGGCGCGTCAACCGACTCCAGGCACTCGCGCTGGCATCCGGACTCCCGAGGCATTCGATGAAAGTTCGCAAGGCCGTGGTGGTGGCGGCCGGGCTCGGCACGCGGATGCTGCCGGCCACTCGCGTCATCCCCAAGGAAATTCTGCCGGTCGTTGATCGCCCCGCGATCCAGGTCGTGGTCGAGGAGGCCATCGCCGCCGGAATCGAGGAAATCGTCATCGTGGTCGCGCCCGGGCGCTCGCTGGTGCTCGACCATTTCGCGCCGGTCCCCGGGCTGGAACGCCATCTCGAGGAGCGCGGCAAGCGCGAACTCCTGGCCCAGGTCCGCGCGACCGCGGCCATGGCGCGGATCACGCGCGCCGAGCAGGCCGAGCCGTTCGGACTCGGACACGCCGTGCTGCAGGCGCGCGCGGCCGTGGGCGACGAGCCGTTCGCGGTGATCCTGCCCGACGATATCTTCGACTCCGATCCGCCCTGCCTGCGTCAGCTCATCGACGTCGCCGAGGCGCGCGAAGCCCCGGTGGTCGCGCTGATGCGCGTCGCGCCGCAGGATCTCTCGAAGTACGGCATCGTCGAGGGCTCGCCCGCCGG contains these protein-coding regions:
- a CDS encoding radical SAM protein produces the protein MAEQRLRINEIFFSIQGESTWAGRPCAFVRLTGCDLRCSWCDTEYAFHEGRPMTVEDAAAQLLGYGCDLAEVTGGEPLLQPAVHQLIARLLDAGMTVLVETSGASDVSTLDPRAIKVMDLKCPGSGEAARNLWSNLEHLTARDEVKFVIADRADYEWARDAMRRHGLAARVNAVLMSCAFGRLEPALLAGWILADRLAVRMQLQMHKHIWAPDARGV
- the glgP gene encoding alpha-glucan family phosphorylase; this translates as MAAFRGPGRFRDERRAHADTWDSVAADQLWTEACGVERWRDTMEGVGERLLALPAAPLWAMRAKNREELVACIRERLAREADDELSTTVARNVFDPNILTIGFARRFATYKRPNLLLRDPDRLRRILSDPQRPVQLVVAGKAHPADEPGKALVKAWIQFVAQPVLRNRVVFLSDYDMLLAEYLVRGVDLWINTPRRPWEACGTSGMKVLVNGGLNLSELDGWWAEAYSPEVGWAIGDGQEHEDNDAGWDAAEAEQLYSCWKSKSCRAFMIATTPVSHRGGLGRCVRAWLV
- the dksA gene encoding RNA polymerase-binding protein DksA, whose protein sequence is MRQRDLNFFRRLLEDRRTEILEEAERALGTLNTKAPEACADPSDRASLESDRAFLLRMRDRERKLLSKIDEAFARIDGGIYGQCEECGGQIGIERLKARPVTTLCITCKSAQEARERQGSAR
- a CDS encoding SPFH domain-containing protein, producing the protein MRRLLFLAALGIIGCTNPSTPAGYVGYVTRHPYTMPVRFYALQTGPTSTGLGWRLEATNILVTPITSTEEFTGTNAVLAKDNLHIEFRAHLIWKIDPENVRALVEKFSGIGAYPEQVAYDNFVKEPFRTYTRDEVQKYNGLDVKDNVDAIGSAVQARILKLTQGTSFTIISVVIGNIQYPKAVAESVANKLAATQVLEQTTIEIQTAKAKAQIREADADGIAKATETINQKLTPLYVQYEAIQAQEKMVNSPNHTEVFIPVGPMGVPIVGTMKVGQEGKQ
- a CDS encoding UTP--glucose-1-phosphate uridylyltransferase; amino-acid sequence: MKVRKAVVVAAGLGTRMLPATRVIPKEILPVVDRPAIQVVVEEAIAAGIEEIVIVVAPGRSLVLDHFAPVPGLERHLEERGKRELLAQVRATAAMARITRAEQAEPFGLGHAVLQARAAVGDEPFAVILPDDIFDSDPPCLRQLIDVAEAREAPVVALMRVAPQDLSKYGIVEGSPAGPRLMRLNGMVEKPEPAKAPSDFAIVGRYVLTPEIFGLLAAGKPGAGGEIQLTDGLLELCRRRPLYGYEFTGTRYDLGDRLGFVTAQIGFGLKRPELADRLRAYLKTVISA
- the larC gene encoding nickel pincer cofactor biosynthesis protein LarC is translated as MKSAFLDAFSGLSGDMIAGAMLDAGAGFEELRAALASLPLDGYRVGTRRRVLSGIAALKFDVEVSAPQPERHLGDIREIVRRGAALSDAVKERAMAIFGALAEAEAKIHHTTPEAVHFHEVGAVDSIVDIVAAAWGFERLGLEEMVVSPLPAGTGFVRSQHGVIPVPAPATTELLTGFPIRMGDGASEMVTPTGAAIVRALAKPAPPAMGFRVERVGYGAGTKDFADRPNVLRLMIGERAQSYDTDELVEIAANIDDLSPQLYDHVFERLLAAGARDVTLTPTIMKKGRPAVTISVLADPAAREHIAAVLFAETSTIGLRFHPVARLKLAREMIEVDTRWGRVRVKVSRAGDDILTVSPEYDDCKEIAREHRVALRLVLEQAQAAARRQFSRDG
- a CDS encoding DUF3417 domain-containing protein produces the protein MAESGYGSSAYAPEGMAYLEELAFDLRNSWDHGADEIWRQLDAELWTATHNPQVVLQTVARTRLRSALADPEFLEGLTGVVLKRRRATQASTWFQRTYPQAPLTCGPTSAWNSA